The DNA sequence CACATCCATCCAAAACACCATTCCCCTTTTCGCACCTTTCGCGGTTCCAACTCCTCTCCTCTCCTCTCCTCTCCTCTCCTCTCCGTGCCTCCGTGGTGAACCACCAATTCCCGCCTCGCACACCTCGAAAAAATCGTATCAACGACTATTCTAAAACGACTGCCCCCTCATCCACCCCGCCTGAAACCAAACCCGCCCACCGGGAGCCCTGCCTGAATGTTCCCTCTCCGCATGTTTGCCATCCAATTCCTCTGCTACGCCTGCCTCGCCACCTCTGCCGCTGCCCAGCAAATCACGCGCGAAATCACCTTCGAGCTCACCTACCAAAACCGCGACCTCGTCTGGCTCGGCGATCCCGCCTCACCGGCGGCCTTGGTTTATCCCAAACCCGGCGCGCAACCTGTCGCCACTGATATCCAAGTCACAACGCGCCGCGAAAATCACCAATCGCCCGCCCGCCAATACCACCGCGACGCCCGCATTGTCCTCGACAATAACGCACGCCAGGTGCGCGCCTTCACGTCCCAGCGCGAACAACTCGTCGGCACGATCGACGACCAAGGCCGCTTCGCGCCGAACACGTTCTATCACGACAACCGCGCTCTCCTCCCAACCTGGCCGGACGATGTCTCGCAACTCCGCTACGACGCCAACGAAAATACCCTTTACCGGGATGTCGCCGTCACCGGCCCGGTGATTACCGTATCACTGGACTTCCTGCCACTACAATTAAGCGACGCCAATGGCAACGCAGTCGCCGGAACGTTCTCGCTCAACTACGTGCCCTCTCAAGCAACAAAGACGAAGTCGCCGGCCATGGTGTCGCTCGTACTTCAATGCGAAAACAGTACGAATACACTCGCCCAGGCCACTGTGCCAAACACGTTTCGTCGCGAAGACGTTCAATTGGGCTCCTATGACAATCAAGCCGGCACGTACTTCCAAGAAAGCAACTACCGAGTAGGCGCAGATCTCCCAGAGGACGCAATGCCCAGCGTGACGTTCACGTTTCCCGGCAACTTCACACCATCGGCCAACGGCGATGGCGAGAAGTTGATCGTGACTGCGCCCGCTCCGCGCGCGGATCAACCCAAGCCCGCGTCGTCCAAAATCAAGATCGACGGCAACTTCGACGATTGGCGCAACATAGTTGGCATCGATGATCCGCGCGGCGATCTGGTTCCGTATTTGGAATACGTGCCCGACGTGGATTTGCTGGAATTCAAGGTTGCACACGACGACGAGCACATCTATCTGTATGCCCGAGTGGCAGGGCAAGTCGGCCGCACGCATCCCGACGGCGGGCGAGGCTACTTCTACGCCTACATGGACGTCGATCAAAACGCCGGCACCGGCTTTCTGCCCACGCGCGACGACGAATGCTATTTCGGCGTCAATATTGGCGACGACTGCGAAGTGCAATTCGAGTTCGTCAACAACAGCTTCCGCAAATCCTTCTACGGTTTTTGTGGACTTGGCGGCGACCAACACGTCCTCAACCAAACGCTGACGCTCGGCAAGAGCCAATACGGCCGGCTCGACGCGAACGGCGTCGAACGCGCGCACTATAAATCGGAATATACCTACCGCGAAGGCGCCCCGCAGATTACCGAAGACTTGAAACTCGGCACGAGCGACACCATTCACCTGGCCGTCTCACTGGATGGCAGCGAAGTGGAGATTGCCTCGAAATTCTCAGGCTTCCTCAAAGACGCAACCGGTCGGCCGATCGTCGGGCCTGGTCAAACGATCGATCTCGCCGCCGGGATGGAGTGCGACAGCAAGCTCTTCCCCGGCAAGACCCAATGGGCCGCGGACAACACCGTCCCTATTCGCGGCTATCGAATGAGTCGTTGAAGCGGTCGCTTAGCTCAAATCGAAGCGAACCTTGGCCCCAGACGCGAACCGGTCCTCATCAATGGAAAGCCCAAAGCCCGGTGCGGACGGCACGGTGGCCAGGCCGTCTTTTCGAGCGTAGCCTTCCGCAACGAGCACGTCCGTGGTGAGCGGATCGTGTTCGGCGCGATAGAAATTGTCGATCGCCCGGCCGACGTGGAGTTGGGCATAGTAGCCGATGAGCGAACCCCAATTGTGCGGCGCGACGCGCAGACCGGTTTCGCGCGCCCAGGCGGCTTCCGTCAAAATGCCTTCCACGCCGAAGTGATTCATGTCGCCTTGATAGAGCTCGATCGCCTGGGCCGAGATGAACGGCTTGAACACGTCGAGCTGCGACTGCGTTTCGCCGTCTGCCACGAGGGTCGCCCAGCTGTGCTCCTGGATGAACGCTTTCAATGCAAGACAGTCGTCGACGGTTTCCTCGAACAGCTCTTCCACGAACGCCAGGTTGGCATCGCCCGATTGTTCCAGAAAGCGTTTCGCGCCGGCCAAATCGTAGCCGTTGTTCGCATCGACGCCCAGCAGCACGTCCGGCCCGGCGTGCTCGCGGATCAACTTCACCACGGCCACGTCGCGCGCATTTCCTTCGTCGCGGCGCATCCATTTCGCGCCACGCCCGATCTTGATCTTGAACGCGCGATGGCCGATCTCCAAGCCCATGTCGATCTCGGTCCGGAAGCGATCCTCCCACTTGTCCGCATACTGCGGCAACAGGTCGGCGAAGTAAATCGAGCCGTCGTAGACCGGAACCTGCTCCGCGCCTTTGCCGCCGAGCAATGCGTACACCGGCTGTTGCGTGAGCTTGCCGAGCAAGTCCCAGAGCGGCATCGTCCCGGCGCCGAGCGGCCCGGACATGGCCGTGTCGCTCGCGCGGTAAAACTCCGTCAGTGGCTTGCCAATAAGCTTCGCGACATCCTGCTCATCCGCGCGGCAGTGGCCGAAGCCTTCCGCGCCGGTGTTCGTGTAAAGGCGCACCATGCGGTCCGTCGATTGGTCGCCGTGGACTTCCTTTTGTGCATTGCGCCCAGCCACTTTCGAGCGACGACTTGTCACGTCAAAGCCGACCGCGCGCACGATGCGCACATCTTGCGGAACTTCGGCGGCGCGCGCCGCTCCGACAAAGGCCGCCGCAGCCACGGCCGCGACAAATTCTCGACGACGCATGATGAATCCTCTCGGGCGATTGGGCGCGATGCTTCCGTGCACACGATTTTCTTGTCCCTGACGGCCGCTGTCGAGGACCAAACCACCGATTTTTGGACGCTCGCTGGCTCATCGGGAATGGATAGCCACGCGACCCTGACGGCGGTACATTCGTCGGAGTTCTCCACAATTTACAGAACGACTTGGACGCACGAAAACATATGGTCCGCCCAGAATACTCATCGACGCGATCCTGCGCCCGGAACCAACGCCAGCTGCGCATCGTGGCCTGGAAGTGGCCTTATTTCGTCGGGGCGGCAATGCTCACGTCGCTGACCCTGAGCTGCGGGAAAGGCGCGCCGGATAGCCAGCCTGCACAAGTTCCGGCGAATACCTCGGAGGATACTGTCGCGCCGCCCAGCGCGTCGGCCGAGGACTCGGTCGAGAAAGGCGTCGGCCCTGCGAACGTCGCAAGTCCGCAAACAGCCGCGCCGGCTTCTCCCAAGGCAGCCGCGCCGCCTGCCCAGACCATTGCGGCGCCGACGGCCGATCAAATCAAACTTTGGACGCCGGCGCCGTTTGCGCCGGTGCAGTTGCTGGGGATTCGCGAATGGGAGAAAACCAGTTTCACCTCCTGCGTAGCTGCAACCGCCGATGGCCGGCACTTTATCGTGGCCGGCTCGCGCGTTTTGTTGTGGTCGCTGGAGGGCGACGAGCCTGAGCACGTCTTCCTGGAACTGACCCCGGAGGACGGCGAGCGATCGATTCACTCGTTGGCCGTCGCGCCGGATGGAAAATGGTTCGCCGTCGGCGACTCGACGGGCAAGGTGCGGATCTGGAGTCTCGAGGACCGCAGCGAAATCGTCGCTAAAGAACTTGGCACGAACAGCATTGAAGGTCTGGCGATCTCGCCCGACGGGCAGGAGATCGCGACCATCTCGTATGACAACAAAATCAATGTCTGGAGCGCGGATCAACTGGAACCGCGCCACGAATTCGAGGTCGATACCAACAGCGTCAATCACATCGAATACGTGGCGCCCAATGTTTTGGCCGCCGCGGGAGAGTCCACGTCGCTCTGGGACCCGAGCACCGGAAAACTGGTGCAAGCATTTTCGGCAGGCCGCTATAGCCACGCCCTGGCGCGTTCGCCGGACGGCGCGCAATTCATCTTGGGCGGCGACGACTCGTTGCACTTTTTTAACGCCGCGGACGTAAAGCCTTCGTTTGAAATCACGCAAGGCGTTTCCGGCAGCGAACGGATCGCCTATTCGCCGGATGGAAAATTCATGGCGACCACGAATGGCGGATCGGTGCAAATCTGGAACCTGGCTGAGCGTCGCGTCACGCAGGTCATCGACAGCTTCGGCTGGGCGATCGTCGGCGTCGGCTGGCTTCCTTCGACCAATCTGTTGGTCGTGGCGTCGGAGAGCGGTTGCACACGCGTTTGGGGCACGCCAAGCCAAGGCGCCGCCGTGGCGTTGAAGCCATTGCATCAGCCGGTAGCACTGCCGGATAAGGCCTCCAAAGCGCCGGCGACCCAGGCTCAAATGGAACAAGTCATTGATCTGCGAACATTCCCCCGACTTCC is a window from the Planctomycetia bacterium genome containing:
- a CDS encoding enolase C-terminal domain-like protein, with translation MRRREFVAAVAAAAFVGAARAAEVPQDVRIVRAVGFDVTSRRSKVAGRNAQKEVHGDQSTDRMVRLYTNTGAEGFGHCRADEQDVAKLIGKPLTEFYRASDTAMSGPLGAGTMPLWDLLGKLTQQPVYALLGGKGAEQVPVYDGSIYFADLLPQYADKWEDRFRTEIDMGLEIGHRAFKIKIGRGAKWMRRDEGNARDVAVVKLIREHAGPDVLLGVDANNGYDLAGAKRFLEQSGDANLAFVEELFEETVDDCLALKAFIQEHSWATLVADGETQSQLDVFKPFISAQAIELYQGDMNHFGVEGILTEAAWARETGLRVAPHNWGSLIGYYAQLHVGRAIDNFYRAEHDPLTTDVLVAEGYARKDGLATVPSAPGFGLSIDEDRFASGAKVRFDLS